One region of Erythrolamprus reginae isolate rEryReg1 chromosome 12, rEryReg1.hap1, whole genome shotgun sequence genomic DNA includes:
- the SPA17 gene encoding sperm surface protein Sp17 produces the protein MAIPFSNTTQRIPPGFANLLEGLAREVLRNQPDDIPTFAAKYFESLLVEREKTGYDPTEWGAKLDDRFYNNRAFNELAPPGDGVKTDVKEETVEKPKEDDQEVVDIEGTLSEEQAAVKIQSIYRGYKARKEVKGKDEGEDEEEKDPGETVIEAGKEEEPSEPDKAAE, from the exons ATGGCTATTCCGTTCTCGAACACCACTCAACGCATTCCTCCAGGATTTGCCAATCTGCTTGAAGGGCTCGCCAGGGAAGTCTTAAGAAATCAGCCTGATGATATACCAACATTTGCAGCCAAGTattttgaatctctccttgttgaAAGAGAAA AAACCGGATATGATCCAACTGAATGGGGAGCAAAACTAGATGACCGATTCTACAATAACCGTGCTTTCAAT GAGCTTGCGCCACCAGGAGATGGTGTGAAAACGGATGTGAAAGAAGAAACTGTAGAAAAACCA AAGGAAGACGACCAAGAGGTGGTGGATATTGAAGGGACTTTATCGGAAGAACAAGCTGCTGTAAAAATCCAGTCCATTTACCGAGGATACAAAGCAAGAAAAGAAGTGAAAGGCAAAGATgaaggagaagatgaagaagaaaaggATCCTGGAGAGACAGTAATAGAAGCtgggaaggaggaagaaccaaGTGAGCCTGATAAAGCAGCAGAGTAA